The Desulfitobacterium chlororespirans DSM 11544 region ACATGGCACTGGAAATAGCGCCTTTTCAATAATTTCACAGAATTATTTTGGTTTTAACTGACTGAAAAGGTACTTAAAGAGCTATTTATTCGTAATGCATTTATTTATGCAACAATATTGTAAAATTGTTGCGTAAATTCTTGATTTTAATACTAATTAAGAGAGAAATCAAATGGAGGTGAATTAGTGAGATATGAAAAAGATTGTTTGTCCAAGAGATTATTACAATGAGCAAGGACTTCTTTTATCTGCTAAGGGAACGAGGATTACTTTAAACCAGTTTTTGAGACTCCAGAGAAGATATGATTTTATATCTGAGACAGAAGAGAATGAAAAAACACAAATAAAGGGCCAGGATCCTCTGTCATTGGCATCATACGAAAAAGTTAAACAACAGATTAGAGAAGATGAGCGGTATAAGCTAACCGACGACCAAGTGCTTAACCAGGCCAGTGTTTTGCTTGCCAATATCGTATTTGAGTCAAAAAGAAAACCATGGTATATGTATGTCACGGCGTTAGGCAACCATATCGATTGGCTCTATACACATTCGATTGATGTGGCTCTTCTTTCCCTGATGATGGCGATGGAGTCGGGGGTTTCTCAGGAATTGCTTTGGGACCTTGGCGTAGGGGGGATTCTTCACGACGTTGGAAAATTGCTTATCCCTAAAAAAATTATCCAAAAGCGGACAGACCTAAGTGATATAGAGAAGGAGATTCTCCAGCAACATTGCGAATTAGGTGTAGAGTGCACTGTGGATTCTGCCTTTCCGATATTAAGTCAGGATATAATAGCTCAGCATCATGAAAGATTAGATGGAAGCGGATATCCGAATCAGCTGCAAGAGGGCCAAATCAATGAATATGTAAAAATCGTTATGATTGCCGATGCATTCGATACGATAACAGCAGGAAGGCCATATAGAAAGACAGTGGGAGTGGAGGAAGCCTTAGCCTATTTGGAAGACCAGGAGGGGGCATTTTCGAGGAAGTATCTGGAGATTTTAAAGAACATCTTAGTCAGAGCCTAAACATAAAGTTCATAATTCTAAGGATGAATCATAGACTATAGCGAACAAATAAGATAATAAGAGGAGGGAACTTAAAACTGAATAGGCGGATTGTATGATGGATATTGTGTGGTAAATAATTAATTTTCTGAGTTCTGGAAAGATTTCATATTTTGAAGGAGGTGTTTGGGGTTTCGGTGGCGAAATACTATGTTGTCGTGAGGTTGGACCTAATCGGGATGCTGTCTAAGACTAGACGACCTAGAGTAGCCCAGCAGGTTTACTGGACTAAATCCAAATAAAGGAGGGTGTTAAAAGGTCATCCTAATCAGCGTAAATTCCTAATACGCACCCCGAGTATCTCCTACCCCAATTTGGCAGGGAAGGAGGGATTTCGCGTGCAAAACAATTATAATCTTCACCCGAAATCAGTTGTTTTTATCCTCGCTCTTGTGGTAGTTGCCGCAGCTATTGTGTTTTCTATTCTAATGTGAGAATTATGATGAAAAACTGCCAATTATCTTATCGTTAAGATGAGGTCGTTGGCAGTTTTTCATTGGCAGGGATAGAGTTGTCGGGTAGAATTGAAGTAGTCAGGTTTAAGGGAAGGAGCATTTTCATGAATGGGAAGTTCAACTTATGGTACATTTTAGTAGGAATTGCGTTTATTGTGGCTGGGACTTATAAAATTGTTTTGGGAAGCTTTACCTCAGGGCTCATATGGATAGTCATTGGCGTGTTATTCGGTATACTATCTCGTTATAGCAATCATAACGAGGGTTCAAAGGACAAAAACAAGAAGAAAAAATAGGTTGAGCTTAAAATTTTTTTCGAAATATTATAAAATATATTGGAATAATCATAATTATATGATACTATACTGATAATAAGAAATACTATCATTTGTAGCAATGGATGTACCAATAACTGAGAAGATTTTATCGTAACTCTTGCTCCCTATCAACATGTCATCGAACTCCCCAATATGTAAAGAAGAGGAGGGACTTGAATGCTCGATAAGCTGCATCTGGACGTAAAATCTGGTTTATTTGTTCTTGTGCTGTTAGTAGTTACAGTGTTGACTATTATGGCCTTTACAGGGTAAACCGCACTAATTCATGGATTAAGGAAAGCCGCTCATAATCTGCAGAGATTATGAGCG contains the following coding sequences:
- a CDS encoding HD-GYP domain-containing protein, which translates into the protein MASYEKVKQQIREDERYKLTDDQVLNQASVLLANIVFESKRKPWYMYVTALGNHIDWLYTHSIDVALLSLMMAMESGVSQELLWDLGVGGILHDVGKLLIPKKIIQKRTDLSDIEKEILQQHCELGVECTVDSAFPILSQDIIAQHHERLDGSGYPNQLQEGQINEYVKIVMIADAFDTITAGRPYRKTVGVEEALAYLEDQEGAFSRKYLEILKNILVRA